From the Phycisphaerales bacterium genome, the window ATTCCTTGACCAGCACGCTCGGTCCTTGCACGCGTGCGGCGGTGGGAGATGTGGGAAATATCTTGGGCATTTACGCGGCGGGCGCGCTCGCCGCTGGTGATCTGGGCTGGGGCCTGCACGGCCGCTGGGACATTAACGCCACGGCGGCCCTTTGGGGGTTGGTTTATGCGGCGCTGGCCGCCGGACGATGGTCTTACACGGAGCGCATGCCCGGAGTACGCGGGCTTGGCGCTGTCCTGTGGCCGCTGCTGCGAATGACACTGCTGCCTCCGCTCGCTTTCTGGGTTTCCAGATGGTGGGCTGTGCGCGGCACAACGAAAGGAGATTTGCAATGAATCATTCAAACGGATGGATGAATGGCTGGATGGGCGGAGGGATGTGGATTTGGTGGACGATCGGCATTCTGGTGGTCGTCCTGCTGGTGGTCATCATTGCCAAAATGTCCAACAAGAAATCCTGAGTTCACAAGCTGCCTGCGAAGTGAACGTTTAACCATGAAAGCAAACCGATGTTGAGCACATTATCCACTGACAAGACCGAGGGTAACAACGGGACAGGAGAAAGCGGGACAGGTACCCGTCCCGTTTTCCGGTCTGTGTTCGCGTCGCTGGCGGCACGGCAGGGAGAGCATCTATGACAAAGGAAAAAGGTATCGTCATCGTGACGGGCTCCAACGGGAGGATCGGCGATGCCGTCATGCGGCGATTCGTCGGGCGCTTCAGCGATGTGGTCGGCTTCGACCGCAAGGCGCCTGGTCCGCCGCCGCCCGGATGCACGCACATCCCCGTCGAGATCACGTCGGACGAGAGCGTGCGAGAAGGGCTGCGCGCCGTCCGCGAGCATCACGGGACGCGCGTCGTCTCGGTGATCCACCTGGCCGCCTACTACGATTTCTTCGGTGAGCCGAGCACGAAATACGACGAGATCACGGTGCGCGGCACGGGGCGCCTGCTGCGCGGGCTGCGCGACGCCGGCTTGCGCGTCGAACAGTTCGTCTTCTCCAGCACGATGCTCGTGCATCGCCCGGCCGAGCCGGGACAGTTCATCAACGAAGACTGGCCGATCGAGCCGACGTGGGCGTACCCGGAATCGAAAGTCCGCACCGAGCAGCTCATCCACGCCGAGCGCGGCCAGGTGCCCGCCGTGCTGCTGCGCATCGCCGGCGTGTACGACGACCAGTGCCACTCGATCCCGCTGGCCCACCAGATGCAGCGCATCAGCGAGCGGCAGTTCACCAGCCGCATCTATTCCGGCAGCACGTCGCACGGCCAATCGTTCCTGCACATGGACGATCTGGTGGACGCCATCGCGCTCACGGTCGAGCGCCGCGCCGCACTGCCGCCGGAAGTGCCGATCCTGCTGGGCGAGCCCGAGCCGCTCAGTTACGACGAGCTCCAGCACACCTTCTCCCGCCTGATCCACGGCGAGGAGTGGGAGACGCTCCAGGTCCCCGGCGTGCTCGCGCCGCTGGCCAAGGCCGGCACGTGGGTGATGGGGAAACTCCCCGGCGCCAACCCGTTCATCAAGTCGTGGATGATCGACCGCGCCAACGACCACTACGCGCTGGACATCACCCGCGCCCGCAACCTGCTCGACTGGTCCCCGCGGCGGAGCCTGCGCGAGACGATTCCCAAGATGGTCGCCGCGCTCAAAACCGACCCAGACGGCTTTTATCGCGAGAACGATCTCACCGGAAAGTCTTGATGGCGCCGGTCCGCTCGCTCGCGACCAATCGGAGAACGCCAATGGAATCAAATCATGGCCAAGCCGCGCCGCGAGGACACGATACCCACGCGCCACAGGGTGAGATTCCGACCCATCATAGTGAGGTGGGCGGCGAGCACGATCACGCGACGATGATGCGCGACATGCTCGCCCAATGGGTCTGGCGGGACTTCGCCAACATCATCCTCGGGCTGTGGCTGCTCACCGCGCCATTCACCTTCGGCTATCGCAGCGCGGCGATGACCTGGAGCGACATCATCAGCGGCGCGATCATCGCCCTTCTGGGCGTGATGACGCTCTGGCCGCGCCTCGACCTGGCGCGGTGGGGCATCTGCTTCACGGGCCTCTGGCTGCTCTTCGCCCCGCTGGTCTTCTGGTCGCCTGATGCGGCCGGCTACGCAAACGACACGCTGATCGGCGCTCTGGTTATCGCTTTCTCCGTGCTCATTCCGATGATGCCGGGCAAGGCCCACCACAAGTTGATGACGACGCCGGGCCCGCAGATTCCGCCGGGGTGGAGCTACAACCCTTCGACGTGGCTTCAGCGCGGACCGATCATCGCGCTGGCGCTGGTGGGCTTCTTCATCTCGCGCTACCTCGCGGCCTATCAACTCGGCTACATCAATCATGCGTGGGATCCGTTCTTCGCTGGAGGAGAAGGCACACGAAAGGTGCTGGATTCGGAGGTCTCGAAGATGTTCCCCATCTCCGACGCGGGGCTGGGCGCGGCGGCGTACCTGATCGAAGCGCTTTCGGGGTTCATGGGCGGCCGAGACCGCTGGCGCACCATGCCCTGGATGGTGGCAATGTTCGGCGCGCTGGTCATTCCGCTTGGAATCGTCAGCATCGTGCTGATCATCCTCCAGCCGGTGGCCGTCGGCGCGTGGTGCATGCTCTGCCTGATTACGGCGGCGGCGATGCTGGTCATGATCTCGCCGGCCCTGGACGAGGTGATCGCAATGCTTCAGTTCCTCCTCGGCGCCCGCCGCGAAGGCAAGCCGTTGTGGCGGACGTTCTGGCTCGGCGGAACGCTCGACAGCGGCAACGCGACCGGCGGCGGTGCGATGAAGCCATCGGATCGTTCCCGGTCGGCGGCGAGCGAGGTCATCAGGGCAATGAACCTGGACAATGTCCCCTGGAACATGATCGCCAGCGCGGCGCTGGGCGTGTGGCTGATGTTCACCCCGAGCGTCCTGGGCGTGAGCGACGCCGCGGCGCACAGCCATCACGTCGTCGGCGCACTGATCGTTACCTGGTCGGTCATCGCCTTCGGCGAAGTCGCGCGCAGCGTGCGATTCCTGAACGTCGTGATGGCTTTGTGGGTGGCGGCGGCGCCGTGGTTCCTGTCCGGCGCCGGCGCCGGCGCGCGCTGGAACGCCATCATCGTCGGCGCCGCCCTGATCCTGCTCAGCCTCCGTCGCGGAGAAGTTCGGGAACGTTACGGGAGTTGGAACCGATACATGGTTTGATGACGCGCGACAGTAGCTCGTCAATTCATTAGAGGATTTGAATGACCAACATGACATGGCTCTCGGTCTTGCCCCCGCTTCTCACGATTGCGCTCGCGGTCTGGTTCAAGCGAATCATACCGTCGCTGCTCGCTGGCCTGCTGCTGGGTGGCTATCTGCTCGACCGGCGGATCACCGGCGGCTTTGAAACGGCTGTGGATCAGATTGTCAGCACACTCACGGATGAGGACAGCCTTCAGGTGCTCCTCTTCCTGTATTTGTTCAGCGGCTTGATGGGCATCATGAAGAAATCGGGCGGCATCCAAGCGTTTTCTACCCTCGCAGGAAACCACGTGGCGAGTAAGAAGGGCGTCTTCTATCTCCTGTGGGCGCTCATTCCGGTGACCTTCATCGATTGCGGCTTCCGGATCGTCGGAGCCGGGTCGATAACGCGGCCGCTCGCGGAGAAGAACGGGATCGCCAGCGCGCGACTTGCCTTTATGCTCAACAACACGGCAAGCCCTGTCGTCGAACTCATTCCAATTGCGACCACGTACGTGGGGTTCAACGTGGCGATCATCGCACTCGGTTTGAAGAGCGCAGGAGTCAGCGACCAGACGAGCGCCTACTCAATCTGGCTTAGAGCCATTCCGCTTGAGTTCTTCAGCCTTGTCGTCATCGCGATCACCTTTCTCTCGGTGTTCTACACATTCCGAAAAGAAGACAAAAGCCCCAAGGCATCGGCGGCTCACGCGGCGCCTGCCAAGACACCCATGGCGATGGATGCGACGCCGCCCGTGATCGAGCCGCGAATCGTTAATCTCGTCTTGCCGATGCTGACGGTCATTGGACTGAGCATCTTCTTCTTTTGGTTCTTCACGAACGCCGAGCCGAACAGGGCGATGCTCGTCGCGCTCTTCATCTCGATCTTCGTGACGGCTGTCTTCTATGCGTTTCAGAACTACGCCATCAAGGAGATGGTCTCCGACGTTATCTCTGGTGGCAACGAGATCATGCCGACCCTGGTGATCCTGGCCGTCGCCTGGCCTTTGGCCGCCGTTTCACAGGAGCTCGGGATGAACCTGTTCATTCAAGAGCTTGTGGGGAGTTCCCTGCCTGTCTGGAGCATGGCGGTGACGATCTTCATTCTCTCGGCTTCCGTCACCTACTTCATTGGCTCAGGATGGGGGGCCGCGTCGCTCATCATGCCCTTTGCGATTCCCCTGGCGGTGTCTGTCGATGCCAGTGTTCCCCTCTGCGTTGCCGCCGTCATCACCGGAGGCACGTTTGGCGACGTCACTTCACCTGTCGCGGGGATGACGAACATGTCGTCGAACATTGCCCACGCGGACCACGCCGAGTACTTGCGCTACGCGGCCCCGTATAACTTCGCGGCCGCTGGAATCGCAGCCATTCTGTACTTGGTGGCTGGGGTCATGGCGTGAATCAAGCTCGTGGGCTTGGCACCGCCCACCTCCCCCAACGCCCGGAATGGCCCCCGAAAGCGCTACAACCTCCGACATCGCAGCCGACCGAGCCGACCTATCAGCAGCACCAGCCGAAGTGAGGGCATCGCGATGCTCGTGATCTGGATTCACGCAGCCAGAGGGGGGCGGTTCGGACACGAGGCAAAGGCGAATTGCCCGGTAGTATCCGTCAAGTTGCGCACATTTGGGAAGGGGCTCTCCGTGAACGAGGTTGTTCCCCCGCTGCTGAGGCGGAGAGGGAGACGGGGCAATGCGATTTCACGGGACGTGCCGTCTGCACCGGCAACGGCGCTCTTCGTGTGTGTCGGCGAGGTCCAGCACCGTCGCGTCGGCGAAGCGGTGTGGGGGGATGGGCGGGCCGGAGGTGGCGGTGGGTTCGCGTGGGCTGGCTACCGTGGGGAGCGGCGGCGGAGTCGAGATGGCCGTTGATGTTGATGGTGCCTGTGGCTCATCACCTCCGCCGTTCAACGAGGTCGGGCACTCCTCCTGGCAGGTCTCGTGCAAGTGGAGCGTTACTGTCCCGCCGGTGGCGAAGATTCGTTGGACCAGGCCGCCGGGGCAGGGGCAGTTGCATGAGCCGAGGGCGTTGGTGAAGGTCAGGGGGAAGGCGCTGTAGGATGAGAGGTTGCGGGCATCGAAGGCGCTGGTGCCGAGGAAGAGCAGGCCCGTCGCCTCACCGCCCGCGCCGGCGCCCAGCCAGATTGCAAGGATGAAGCGCAGGTTGGCATGGTCGTACGCCAGGTTGATGAGCAGCGTCCCGGTGTTGTAAAAGTTGAAGTTGCCGGTGCAGTTGAAGACGCCGATGTCGGTGTAGCGCGCGATCTGGAGGCCGGTGACGGTGTCGGTCGGCAGGGCGCAACTCTGCCACACGCGGCAGCGGCTCGCGTGATTGCAGAGATTCTCCGGCGAGGGGATGAGCACATCATTCAGGTCGGTCGAGGCGCAGGCGAGTTTCTTGCCGGTGCGGGAGATGTTGGCGTTCGTGCCCAGGCCGACGGCCTTGTGCGGACTGCCGCACTGGATGCAGGTGTTCTGGCACGGCGTGATGTTCAGGTCGGCCGTGAAGCCGATGTAGCGCACCGGGAACTCGCCGCACGCGGGCAGGTGGACGGTGTCCTGTCCGCAAATGATCTCCTCGCAGCAGTCGCACAGGTCGCAGCAGCAGTTGAGTGAGTACGCCAGGTTGCCGCTGGGCGCGAGGAGGAGATTGCCTGATGGTCCAAGCACCAGCGCCATCATGGACACTCATCGAGGTTGAGATCGGAAGTGACGGAGGAAGCGCCGCTCGACGAGACGCCGACGAGTACGCCGCAGGCGTTGCGATCGAAGGTGACGGTCGCGCGGGTCAGCGTGAGGCGGAGTTTCTTGGGCGTGCCGGCGACGATGGAGAGCGAGCCGCCTGTGACCACGGTGGCGACCACTTGGCTGGCGGTGTCCAGATCGAAGGCCGGGCACCCATCTTCGTCGAATTCGAGACAGTCGCCCAGGCAACTGACGCCCGCGATGGAGGGCAGGCGCACGACCGCTGCGATCCCCAGCGAAACGCTCGGCTCACGCCAGAGGATGTGAGCCGCGCCGCTGTGCGCCGTCTGGAGACGTGTCGTCGATCCGGGAACCACATCGACGTAGTTGTGATTGGCGTCGTTGACGTTGATCGTAACGGGCACGACGCCGCCGACCGCGGCGCGGACGATGGCGCCGGCGGCCGCCGTCTCCAGCAGGACGGCGAACCGGCCCGCGTGGCCGGATGTCGGTGTGACGCCGATGAAGGCGATGCGTTCGATTTCCATCGCGCTGCCGGGGGCGACGATCGGCGCGTCGAGGCCGAGGATGCCGAATCGCGACACGGTCGATCCGCTGTCGTTGCGCACCAAGATGATGTCACTGTCGCGCCGCAGGCGCTGGGGCTCGCGGGTTTCCTCATGCTGGCGGCGGCGATGATCGATCGCCGCATCGACGAAGGCGTTGTAGGCCCCTGCGGGGATGCGCAGCGGGTCGCCGGTCTTCACTTTGCGCAGGGAGTCGCCGCTCATGGTCAGATCCCCAATGCCGTGAAGTCGCCGCTCTCGTAGACACGCTCGACGTAGGCCGCGACCGGGCGCTTCACAATCGCGCCGGCGCCGGCGTCCTCCGCCTCGGCGTAGCGCACCCAAAGGTACTCCCAGCCCTTCTTGTCGATGCCGGTAATGTCGCCGATGCTCAGGCCGGTTCGATTAGGGCGCGAGGCGAAGCGGAAGGTCAGTTCCCAGTCGCCCTGGCCGCGTTTGGAGCCGCTCACGCCGAGGAAGAGGCACTCGCCCGCGTTGAAGCCCTTGAATGGGGCGTCGTTTACACGGC encodes:
- a CDS encoding NAD(P)-dependent oxidoreductase, which codes for MTKEKGIVIVTGSNGRIGDAVMRRFVGRFSDVVGFDRKAPGPPPPGCTHIPVEITSDESVREGLRAVREHHGTRVVSVIHLAAYYDFFGEPSTKYDEITVRGTGRLLRGLRDAGLRVEQFVFSSTMLVHRPAEPGQFINEDWPIEPTWAYPESKVRTEQLIHAERGQVPAVLLRIAGVYDDQCHSIPLAHQMQRISERQFTSRIYSGSTSHGQSFLHMDDLVDAIALTVERRAALPPEVPILLGEPEPLSYDELQHTFSRLIHGEEWETLQVPGVLAPLAKAGTWVMGKLPGANPFIKSWMIDRANDHYALDITRARNLLDWSPRRSLRETIPKMVAALKTDPDGFYRENDLTGKS
- a CDS encoding SPW repeat protein is translated as MESNHGQAAPRGHDTHAPQGEIPTHHSEVGGEHDHATMMRDMLAQWVWRDFANIILGLWLLTAPFTFGYRSAAMTWSDIISGAIIALLGVMTLWPRLDLARWGICFTGLWLLFAPLVFWSPDAAGYANDTLIGALVIAFSVLIPMMPGKAHHKLMTTPGPQIPPGWSYNPSTWLQRGPIIALALVGFFISRYLAAYQLGYINHAWDPFFAGGEGTRKVLDSEVSKMFPISDAGLGAAAYLIEALSGFMGGRDRWRTMPWMVAMFGALVIPLGIVSIVLIILQPVAVGAWCMLCLITAAAMLVMISPALDEVIAMLQFLLGARREGKPLWRTFWLGGTLDSGNATGGGAMKPSDRSRSAASEVIRAMNLDNVPWNMIASAALGVWLMFTPSVLGVSDAAAHSHHVVGALIVTWSVIAFGEVARSVRFLNVVMALWVAAAPWFLSGAGAGARWNAIIVGAALILLSLRRGEVRERYGSWNRYMV